In Priestia megaterium NBRC 15308 = ATCC 14581, the following proteins share a genomic window:
- the trmFO gene encoding FADH(2)-oxidizing methylenetetrahydrofolate--tRNA-(uracil(54)-C(5))-methyltransferase TrmFO, translating to MNEQVINVIGAGLAGSEAAWQIAKRGLKVRLYEMRPVKQTPAHHTDKFAELVCSNSLRANTLTNAVGVLKEEMRLLDSVIIRSADECAVPAGGALAVDRHEFAARVTESVKNHPNVTVVNEEITEIPQGPTVIATGPLTSKDLSEQLRALTSEDYLYFYDAAAPIIEKDSIDMDKVYLKSRYDKGEAAYLNCPMTKEEFHRFHEALINAETVPLKEFEKEIYFEGCMPIEVMASRGEKTMLFGPMKPVGLEDPKTGKRPYAVVQLRQDDAAGTLYNIVGFQTHLKWGAQKEVLSLIPGLENAEVVRYGVMHRNTFINSPKLLKPTYQYRERDDLFFAGQMTGVEGYVESAASGLMAGMNAARLVLGEELVVMPQETAIGSMAHYITHTSAKNFQPMNANFGLFKELEVRIKNKQERNETLAKRALETIQNFTTK from the coding sequence ATGAATGAACAAGTAATTAATGTTATCGGAGCAGGTCTTGCTGGAAGTGAAGCAGCTTGGCAGATCGCAAAGCGCGGTTTGAAAGTACGTCTTTATGAGATGAGACCAGTGAAGCAAACACCTGCTCATCATACGGACAAATTTGCTGAATTAGTATGTAGTAATTCACTGCGCGCGAATACATTAACAAATGCAGTGGGTGTTTTAAAAGAAGAAATGCGATTATTAGACTCTGTAATTATTCGTTCAGCAGACGAGTGTGCGGTTCCAGCAGGTGGAGCACTGGCTGTTGATCGTCACGAATTTGCCGCTCGTGTAACGGAAAGTGTTAAAAACCATCCGAACGTAACGGTTGTTAATGAAGAGATTACGGAAATTCCACAAGGACCAACTGTTATTGCAACAGGTCCGTTAACGTCAAAAGATTTATCAGAACAGCTGCGCGCGTTAACAAGTGAAGATTATTTATATTTTTACGATGCGGCTGCACCTATTATTGAAAAAGACAGCATTGATATGGATAAAGTATATCTTAAATCTCGCTATGACAAAGGGGAAGCTGCCTATTTAAACTGTCCGATGACAAAAGAAGAATTCCACCGTTTTCATGAAGCATTAATCAATGCAGAGACGGTTCCTTTAAAAGAATTTGAGAAAGAAATTTATTTTGAAGGATGTATGCCCATTGAAGTAATGGCTTCACGCGGAGAAAAAACAATGCTTTTTGGACCAATGAAACCAGTTGGGTTAGAAGATCCGAAAACAGGAAAGCGACCTTATGCAGTTGTTCAGCTTCGTCAAGATGATGCAGCAGGTACACTATATAATATCGTAGGTTTCCAAACACATTTAAAATGGGGAGCACAAAAAGAAGTATTAAGCTTAATCCCAGGTTTAGAAAATGCAGAAGTAGTACGCTACGGAGTTATGCATAGAAATACGTTTATTAATTCTCCTAAATTGTTAAAGCCTACGTATCAATATCGTGAGCGTGATGACTTATTCTTTGCTGGACAAATGACGGGAGTAGAAGGATATGTAGAATCAGCTGCGAGCGGATTAATGGCAGGAATGAACGCAGCTCGACTTGTGCTTGGTGAAGAATTGGTTGTAATGCCGCAGGAAACGGCGATTGGCAGTATGGCTCACTATATCACACATACAAGCGCTAAAAACTTCCAGCCGATGAATGCCAACTTTGGCTTATTCAAAGAATTGGAAGTGCGAATCAAAAACAAACAAGAACGAAATGAAACGCTTGCTAAAAGAGCATTGGAAACTATTCAGAATTTTACAACAAAATAA
- the topA gene encoding type I DNA topoisomerase, with amino-acid sequence MSDYLVIVESPAKAKTIERYLGKKYKVKASMGHVRDLPKSQMGIDIEQDYNPKYITIRGKGPVLKELKTAAKKAKKIYLAADPDREGEAIAWHLAHSLDVDIASDCRVVFNEITKEAIKESFKHPRAINMDLVDAQQARRILDRLVGYNISPLLWKKVKKGLSAGRVQSIAVRLIIDREKEIAKFIPEEYWTVKATFQKGNDQFEGQLIEYQGKKVELSNENDVTNIVKQLDGNEFSISKVTKRERKRNAAPSFTTSSLQQEAARKLNFRAKKTMMIAQQLYEGIDLGKEGTVGLITYMRTDSTRISETAQTEARDYITNAYGNQFVATEKRKEKKNSNAQDAHEAIRPTSALRKPGEVKEFLSRDQYRLYKLVWERFVASQMAPAIMDTMAVDLKNGDVTFRANGSKVKFPGFMKVYVEGNDDQVEEKENLLPDLEEGEIAYSKDIDEKQHFTQPPPRYTEARLVKTLEELGIGRPSTYAPTLDTIQKRGYVALDNKRFVPTELGEIVLELVLEFFPEILDVEFTAKMENDLDEVEDGNVQWVHVIDEFYSDFEKRLEHAEKEMREVEIKDEPAGEDCEECGSPMVYKMGRYGKFMACSNFPDCRNTKPIVKEIGVKCPKCEEGNIVERKSKKKRTFYGCDRFPGCDFVSWDKPIARKCPKCENLLVEKKQKKGTQVVCTSCDYKEEAQQ; translated from the coding sequence ATGTCTGACTACCTAGTAATTGTAGAATCGCCTGCAAAGGCTAAAACAATTGAACGTTATTTAGGAAAGAAATATAAAGTAAAAGCATCGATGGGACATGTTCGCGATTTACCTAAAAGTCAAATGGGAATTGATATTGAACAGGATTACAATCCGAAATATATTACAATTCGCGGGAAAGGCCCGGTTTTAAAAGAACTAAAAACAGCGGCTAAAAAAGCAAAAAAGATTTACCTAGCAGCCGATCCAGACCGTGAAGGAGAAGCGATTGCATGGCACTTGGCGCACAGTTTGGATGTAGACATTGCATCGGACTGCCGCGTAGTATTTAACGAGATTACAAAAGAAGCGATTAAAGAATCTTTTAAACATCCACGAGCAATTAATATGGATTTAGTAGATGCTCAGCAAGCACGCCGTATTCTTGACAGACTGGTTGGCTACAACATCAGTCCATTGCTGTGGAAAAAAGTGAAAAAAGGATTAAGTGCCGGAAGGGTTCAATCAATTGCAGTGCGGTTAATTATTGATCGTGAAAAAGAAATTGCAAAGTTTATCCCAGAAGAATACTGGACGGTAAAAGCAACTTTTCAAAAAGGAAACGACCAATTTGAAGGCCAGTTGATCGAATATCAAGGGAAAAAAGTAGAGCTATCGAATGAAAATGATGTAACCAACATTGTTAAACAATTAGATGGAAATGAATTTTCAATTTCTAAAGTAACAAAACGTGAGCGAAAGCGTAATGCGGCTCCTTCTTTTACGACGTCTTCATTACAGCAAGAGGCAGCGCGGAAACTGAACTTCCGAGCGAAGAAAACAATGATGATTGCGCAGCAATTATATGAAGGAATTGATTTAGGAAAAGAAGGTACAGTAGGTCTTATCACGTATATGCGTACCGATTCTACTCGTATTTCAGAAACAGCTCAAACAGAAGCTAGAGATTACATTACGAACGCATACGGAAATCAGTTTGTGGCAACGGAAAAGCGCAAAGAAAAGAAAAATTCGAACGCGCAAGATGCCCACGAAGCGATTCGTCCAACTTCAGCTCTTCGTAAACCAGGAGAGGTAAAAGAGTTCTTATCGCGTGATCAGTATCGACTGTATAAGTTAGTATGGGAGCGCTTCGTTGCTAGTCAAATGGCACCTGCAATTATGGATACAATGGCTGTAGATTTGAAAAATGGGGACGTAACATTTAGAGCAAACGGCTCGAAAGTTAAATTTCCAGGCTTTATGAAAGTGTATGTTGAAGGCAATGATGATCAAGTGGAGGAAAAAGAAAATCTTCTTCCAGATTTAGAAGAAGGAGAAATAGCTTATTCTAAGGACATCGATGAAAAGCAGCACTTCACACAGCCGCCGCCAAGATATACTGAAGCTCGTTTAGTCAAGACATTAGAAGAGCTAGGCATTGGACGACCGTCTACATATGCTCCAACACTTGACACGATTCAAAAGCGCGGGTACGTAGCGCTCGATAACAAGCGTTTTGTTCCAACAGAACTTGGAGAAATTGTACTGGAGCTTGTATTGGAGTTTTTCCCGGAAATTTTAGATGTAGAGTTTACAGCTAAAATGGAAAACGATTTGGATGAAGTGGAAGATGGTAATGTTCAATGGGTGCATGTTATTGACGAATTTTACAGTGATTTTGAAAAACGCTTAGAACATGCTGAAAAAGAAATGCGCGAAGTGGAGATTAAAGATGAACCTGCCGGAGAAGATTGTGAAGAATGCGGTTCACCTATGGTATACAAAATGGGACGCTACGGAAAATTTATGGCATGCTCTAATTTCCCTGACTGCCGCAACACAAAGCCAATTGTAAAAGAGATTGGTGTAAAGTGTCCGAAATGTGAAGAAGGAAATATCGTTGAGCGAAAATCGAAGAAAAAGCGTACATTTTATGGCTGTGATCGATTCCCGGGCTGTGATTTCGTATCTTGGGATAAGCCGATTGCAAGAAAATGTCCGAAATGTGAAAATCTGCTTGTGGAGAAGAAACAGAAAAAAGGAACTCAAGTCGTCTGTACAAGTTGTGATTATAAAGAGGAAGCTCAGCAGTAA
- the sucD gene encoding succinate--CoA ligase subunit alpha, producing MSVFINQDTKVIVQGITGGVGLFHTQQMLEYGTKIVGGVTPGKGGLEVEGVPVFNTVAEAKEKTGATASVVYVPPAFAADSIIEAVDADLDLVICITEGIPVLDMVKVKRYMEGKRTRLVGPNCPGVITPEECKIGIMPGYIHKKGHVGVVSRSGTLTYEAVHQLSEAGIGQSTAVGIGGDPVNGTNFIDVLQAFNEDEDTYAVIMIGEIGGTAEEEAAEWVKANMTKPVVGFIGGQTAPPGKRMGHAGAIISGGKGTASEKIKTMNECGIQVAETPSVMGETLIKVLKEQGIYEQCKTH from the coding sequence ATGAGCGTATTTATTAATCAAGATACAAAAGTAATTGTACAAGGAATTACAGGCGGAGTTGGCCTTTTTCATACACAGCAAATGTTAGAATATGGAACGAAAATTGTTGGTGGCGTAACGCCAGGTAAAGGCGGCTTAGAAGTAGAAGGTGTTCCGGTATTTAATACGGTTGCCGAGGCAAAAGAAAAAACAGGTGCAACGGCTTCTGTTGTATATGTTCCGCCAGCATTCGCAGCTGACTCCATTATTGAAGCAGTTGACGCAGATTTAGATTTAGTTATTTGTATTACGGAAGGTATTCCAGTATTAGATATGGTAAAAGTAAAGCGTTATATGGAAGGAAAACGTACGCGCCTTGTGGGACCTAACTGCCCAGGTGTTATTACACCGGAAGAATGTAAAATTGGAATTATGCCAGGGTACATTCACAAAAAAGGTCATGTAGGTGTAGTTTCACGTTCTGGTACATTAACATATGAAGCTGTTCATCAACTTTCTGAAGCTGGCATTGGCCAATCAACAGCTGTTGGTATCGGTGGTGACCCAGTGAACGGCACGAACTTTATCGATGTATTACAAGCGTTTAATGAAGATGAAGATACGTATGCAGTAATTATGATTGGTGAAATCGGCGGTACAGCAGAAGAAGAAGCGGCAGAATGGGTAAAAGCAAATATGACAAAACCTGTGGTCGGCTTCATTGGTGGTCAAACAGCACCTCCAGGAAAACGTATGGGCCATGCTGGTGCTATTATTTCAGGTGGTAAAGGGACAGCGTCTGAAAAGATTAAAACAATGAATGAGTGCGGTATTCAAGTAGCTGAAACACCATCTGTTATGGGAGAAACACTTATTAAAGTGTTAAAAGAACAAGGCATTTACGAGCAGTGTAAGACTCATTAA
- the sucC gene encoding ADP-forming succinate--CoA ligase subunit beta, whose product MNIHEYQGKELLRKYGVAVPNGRVAFTVEEAVEAAKELGSQVSVVKAQIHAGGRGKAGGVKVAKNLDEVRTYAQDILGKTLVTHQTGPEGKEVKRLLVEEGCDIKKEYYIGLVLDRATSQVVLMGSEEGGTEIEEVAEKTPEKIFKEYVDPAIGLQAFQARRLAFNINIPKELVGKAVKFMTGLYTVFVEKDCSIAEINPLVVTGDGDVMALDAKLNFDSNALYRQKDILEYRDLEEEDAKEIEASKYDLSYISLDGNIGCMVNGAGLAMATMDIIKHYGGDPANFLDVGGGATAEKVTEAFKIILSDQNVKGIFVNIFGGIMKCDVIATGVVEATKQVGLSLPLVVRLEGTNVELGKEILQKSGLNITAAESMADGAQKIVSLVK is encoded by the coding sequence ATGAATATCCATGAGTATCAAGGAAAAGAACTACTCAGAAAATATGGGGTTGCAGTACCAAACGGTCGAGTAGCTTTTACTGTTGAAGAAGCAGTTGAAGCAGCAAAGGAATTAGGTTCACAAGTATCAGTGGTGAAAGCACAAATCCATGCTGGTGGACGCGGTAAAGCGGGCGGTGTCAAAGTAGCAAAAAACTTAGATGAAGTTCGTACATATGCACAAGATATTTTAGGAAAGACCCTCGTAACACACCAAACAGGCCCTGAAGGAAAAGAAGTTAAGCGCTTGTTAGTTGAAGAGGGATGCGATATTAAGAAAGAATACTACATCGGTTTAGTTCTTGATCGTGCAACGTCTCAAGTTGTATTGATGGGTTCTGAAGAAGGTGGAACTGAAATTGAAGAAGTGGCGGAAAAAACGCCTGAAAAAATCTTTAAAGAATATGTAGATCCTGCGATTGGTTTACAAGCATTCCAAGCTCGCAGACTTGCATTTAATATTAATATTCCAAAAGAATTAGTTGGAAAAGCAGTTAAGTTCATGACAGGTTTATATACAGTATTTGTTGAAAAAGACTGCTCAATCGCAGAGATTAATCCTCTAGTTGTAACAGGTGACGGAGACGTTATGGCATTGGATGCGAAGTTAAACTTTGATTCAAATGCGCTGTATCGTCAAAAAGATATTCTTGAATATCGTGACCTTGAAGAGGAAGATGCTAAAGAAATTGAAGCATCTAAATACGACTTAAGCTACATTTCACTAGACGGTAATATCGGTTGTATGGTAAACGGTGCAGGTTTAGCAATGGCAACGATGGATATTATTAAACATTACGGAGGCGACCCTGCTAACTTCCTGGATGTTGGGGGCGGCGCAACTGCTGAAAAAGTAACAGAAGCATTCAAAATTATTTTATCTGACCAAAATGTAAAAGGTATTTTTGTTAATATTTTCGGCGGGATTATGAAATGTGATGTTATTGCAACAGGTGTTGTTGAAGCAACGAAACAAGTGGGATTAAGCCTTCCATTAGTTGTTCGTTTAGAAGGAACAAACGTTGAACTTGGAAAAGAAATTTTACAAAAATCAGGCTTAAATATCACAGCTGCTGAATCTATGGCAGACGGCGCACAAAAAATCGTTTCACTAGTGAAATAG
- a CDS encoding ribonuclease HII, protein MKKSIKEIKEELKQVRSPEDALFKVYAQDERKGVQQVIIQKQRQFEAAERLKKQFDEMMAYENELYNQGATYIAGVDEVGRGPLAGPVVAAAVILPPDFFLPGLTDSKKLSEAKREEFYEEICKSAVAIGIGIIDAEVIDSINIYEATKKAMTEAIEFLAVQPDELLIDAMKLPVPISQQSIIKGDATSISIAASSVIAKVTRDRMMKELGERYPAYGFEKHMGYGTKQHLEAIQQYGILPEHRRSFAPIKNQVN, encoded by the coding sequence ATGAAAAAGAGTATTAAAGAAATAAAAGAAGAACTAAAGCAAGTGAGAAGCCCGGAAGATGCTTTATTTAAGGTATATGCGCAAGATGAGCGTAAAGGTGTGCAACAGGTTATTATTCAAAAACAAAGGCAATTTGAAGCCGCTGAGCGCTTAAAGAAACAGTTTGATGAAATGATGGCATATGAAAACGAATTATACAATCAGGGAGCAACCTATATTGCCGGAGTAGATGAAGTAGGAAGAGGACCGTTAGCAGGACCGGTAGTAGCTGCTGCTGTTATTTTGCCGCCGGATTTTTTTCTCCCTGGTTTGACGGATTCAAAGAAGTTATCAGAGGCAAAGCGAGAAGAATTTTATGAAGAAATTTGTAAAAGCGCTGTCGCTATCGGTATAGGTATTATAGACGCAGAGGTCATTGATTCTATTAATATTTATGAAGCAACAAAAAAGGCAATGACTGAAGCAATTGAATTTCTAGCTGTTCAGCCTGATGAACTGCTTATTGATGCGATGAAGCTGCCGGTGCCTATTTCGCAGCAATCAATCATCAAAGGCGATGCTACAAGCATTTCGATTGCTGCAAGTTCTGTTATTGCAAAAGTGACGCGAGATCGAATGATGAAAGAACTTGGTGAACGCTATCCTGCATACGGATTCGAAAAACATATGGGATATGGAACAAAACAACATTTAGAAGCAATCCAACAATATGGAATTTTGCCAGAACACCGCCGATCTTTTGCACCGATAAAAAACCAAGTAAACTAG
- the ylqF gene encoding ribosome biogenesis GTPase YlqF encodes MTIQWFPGHMAKARRQVTEKLKLIDIVYELVDARIPQSSRNPMIDEIIVNKPRIVLLNKVDKADPRVTQQWLDYYKEQGIYALAIDAQAGKGMKQIVSSSKELLQEKFDRMRAKGVKKPRAIRAMIVGIPNVGKSTLINRLASKKIAKTGDRPGVTQAQQWIKVGNELELLDTPGILWPKFEDETVGYKLATTGAIKDTILNMQDVAVYALRFLTSHYPEQLKQRYDLNEIPEDIVELFDAIGSRRGCLMGGGMVDYDKTAELVLREIRTDKIGTFTFDDPSEAEQQL; translated from the coding sequence ATGACAATTCAATGGTTTCCTGGCCATATGGCCAAGGCCAGAAGACAAGTAACTGAAAAGCTAAAATTGATTGATATTGTATACGAACTGGTTGATGCACGCATTCCGCAATCATCGCGAAATCCAATGATTGATGAGATTATCGTGAACAAGCCGAGAATCGTATTGCTGAATAAAGTGGATAAAGCTGATCCGCGCGTTACTCAGCAGTGGCTAGATTATTACAAAGAACAAGGTATTTATGCCTTAGCTATTGACGCACAAGCAGGTAAAGGAATGAAACAAATTGTTTCGTCTTCCAAAGAACTTCTTCAAGAGAAGTTTGACCGCATGCGCGCAAAAGGAGTTAAAAAACCCCGCGCTATCCGTGCGATGATTGTAGGGATTCCTAACGTCGGTAAATCAACGCTGATTAATCGCCTTGCCAGCAAAAAAATCGCCAAGACCGGAGATCGTCCAGGTGTGACGCAAGCACAGCAGTGGATTAAGGTAGGAAATGAGCTGGAGCTACTTGATACGCCAGGTATTTTGTGGCCTAAGTTTGAAGATGAAACAGTTGGATATAAGCTTGCGACAACGGGTGCTATCAAAGATACCATTTTAAATATGCAAGATGTCGCTGTTTATGCGCTGCGCTTCTTAACTAGCCATTACCCAGAACAATTAAAGCAGCGTTATGATTTAAATGAAATCCCTGAAGACATTGTAGAGCTTTTTGATGCAATTGGGTCGCGCCGCGGCTGTTTAATGGGTGGCGGCATGGTGGATTACGATAAAACGGCTGAGCTTGTTCTTCGAGAAATTCGAACGGATAAAATTGGCACCTTTACATTTGATGATCCAAGTGAAGCTGAACAGCAGCTGTAA
- the lepB gene encoding signal peptidase I codes for MARKKNELWEWIKAIAIAVLLAVVIRYFLFAPIVVDGLSMMPTLHDQNRMIVNKFSYKIGDPDRFDIIVFHATAEKDYIKRIIGLPGDHIEYRNDTLYVNGKAYKEPYLDQYKKEVIDGNLTEDFKLEDVTGKKTVPEGYLFVMGDNRRYSKDSRQIGFVSMDKVLGKTSAVYWPIKEARFAK; via the coding sequence ATGGCTCGAAAGAAAAATGAACTGTGGGAATGGATAAAAGCAATCGCCATTGCCGTACTGTTAGCTGTTGTAATTCGCTATTTCTTGTTTGCACCGATTGTAGTAGATGGACTTTCTATGATGCCTACGCTGCATGACCAAAATCGAATGATTGTAAATAAGTTCTCCTATAAGATTGGTGATCCTGATCGCTTTGATATTATTGTTTTTCATGCTACAGCGGAAAAAGATTACATAAAACGTATTATTGGACTGCCGGGTGATCATATTGAGTATCGAAATGATACGCTATATGTAAATGGAAAAGCTTATAAAGAGCCCTATTTAGATCAGTATAAAAAAGAAGTGATTGACGGTAATTTAACCGAAGACTTTAAGCTAGAAGACGTAACGGGTAAAAAGACCGTGCCAGAAGGATATTTGTTCGTGATGGGAGACAATCGACGCTACAGTAAAGACAGCCGTCAGATTGGCTTTGTGAGCATGGACAAGGTGCTTGGTAAAACGAGTGCCGTATACTGGCCGATTAAAGAAGCGCGTTTTGCAAAGTAA
- the rplS gene encoding 50S ribosomal protein L19, which translates to MQKLIEEITKEQLKTDLPTFRPGDTVRVHVNIVEGTRERVQVFEGVVIKRRGGGISETFTVRKISYGVGVERTFPLHTPKIAKIEVMRRGKVRRAKLYYLRELRGKAARIKEIR; encoded by the coding sequence ATGCAAAAATTAATCGAAGAGATTACAAAAGAACAATTAAAAACAGATCTTCCTACGTTCCGTCCTGGTGATACTGTACGTGTACACGTAAATATCGTTGAGGGTACTCGTGAACGTGTTCAGGTATTTGAAGGTGTTGTTATTAAGCGTCGTGGCGGTGGTATCAGCGAAACATTTACAGTACGTAAGATTTCTTACGGTGTAGGTGTAGAGCGTACATTCCCACTTCATACGCCAAAAATTGCAAAAATCGAAGTAATGCGCCGCGGTAAAGTACGCCGTGCGAAACTTTATTACCTACGTGAATTACGTGGTAAAGCTGCGCGTATTAAAGAAATTCGATAA
- the trmD gene encoding tRNA (guanosine(37)-N1)-methyltransferase TrmD, which yields MKIDVLSLFPSMFDGVFGESILKKAQEKNAVELNVVNFREYSTNKHQNVDDYPYGGGAGMVLTPQPIFDAVEKLTRTAEKPRVVLLCPQGERYTQAKAEELAAEEHLIFICGHYEGYDERIREQLVTDEISIGDYVLTGGELGAMVVIDSVVRLLPDVLGNNHSAVQDSHSTGLLEHPHYTRPADFRGLTVPEVLMSGNHKKIEQWRQKESLKRTLLRRPDMLEKMELTEEQKKLVAQLKEENQLS from the coding sequence ATGAAAATTGATGTACTGTCGCTATTTCCTTCTATGTTTGACGGTGTTTTTGGTGAATCAATTTTGAAAAAAGCACAGGAAAAAAATGCGGTTGAACTGAATGTAGTTAATTTCCGAGAATATTCTACGAACAAACATCAAAATGTGGACGATTATCCTTACGGCGGAGGTGCTGGAATGGTATTGACGCCTCAGCCTATTTTTGACGCTGTAGAAAAGCTGACTAGAACAGCTGAGAAGCCCCGGGTAGTTTTGCTTTGTCCGCAGGGCGAACGCTATACACAGGCAAAAGCAGAAGAGCTAGCAGCAGAAGAGCATTTAATTTTTATTTGCGGTCATTACGAAGGATATGATGAACGAATTCGTGAGCAGTTGGTAACTGATGAAATTTCAATTGGTGACTATGTATTAACTGGAGGAGAGCTTGGTGCAATGGTTGTGATCGATAGCGTTGTTCGCCTGCTTCCTGATGTCCTTGGCAATAATCATTCAGCTGTACAGGACTCACACAGTACCGGTTTACTAGAGCACCCCCACTATACGCGTCCTGCTGATTTTAGAGGCTTAACGGTTCCTGAAGTACTTATGTCAGGAAATCATAAAAAAATTGAACAGTGGCGCCAAAAAGAATCTTTAAAGCGCACGCTGCTTCGAAGACCGGATATGCTTGAAAAGATGGAGCTAACAGAAGAGCAAAAGAAACTAGTAGCTCAATTAAAAGAAGAAAATCAGCTTTCATAA
- the rimM gene encoding ribosome maturation factor RimM (Essential for efficient processing of 16S rRNA): MKWFKVGKIVNTHGVKGEVRIVSTTDFADERYEKGNKLYIFKEKQSEPVEVTVASHRRHKNFDLLTFEGYQNVNDVEQYKNCEVKIPEEQLTDLEDGEFYFHEIIGCTVKTEDGVEVGTVKEILTPGANDVWVVKKGGKEVLIPYIDDVVQSIDIDEKEIVITVMEGLLD; encoded by the coding sequence ATGAAATGGTTTAAGGTTGGAAAAATTGTGAATACCCATGGCGTAAAAGGAGAAGTTCGTATTGTATCAACTACGGATTTTGCTGACGAGCGCTATGAAAAAGGAAATAAACTTTATATCTTCAAAGAAAAGCAAAGCGAGCCGGTAGAAGTAACGGTAGCAAGCCACCGCAGGCATAAAAATTTTGATTTGCTTACATTCGAAGGCTATCAAAACGTAAATGATGTTGAGCAGTATAAAAACTGCGAAGTGAAAATTCCTGAGGAGCAGCTAACGGATTTAGAAGACGGTGAATTCTATTTCCACGAAATTATTGGCTGTACAGTAAAAACAGAAGACGGAGTAGAGGTAGGAACGGTCAAAGAAATTTTAACGCCGGGAGCTAATGATGTGTGGGTTGTTAAAAAAGGCGGAAAAGAAGTTCTTATTCCTTACATCGACGACGTTGTACAATCTATTGATATAGATGAAAAAGAGATTGTTATTACAGTAATGGAAGGGTTATTGGACTAA
- a CDS encoding YlqD family protein, translated as MNIIQKVVVKQVLTEASKQDLENRFINRKQALEKEMEQLKFQLKHMEKANKGSSLLHSQFEKEKSARLEKIEVLNFQLTQLEKLPLGSELVETELDALVEVKIGDDWEKIKESKTIIIKDSKVVEIR; from the coding sequence TTGAACATTATTCAAAAAGTGGTTGTGAAACAAGTGTTAACTGAAGCAAGCAAACAAGATCTTGAAAATCGTTTTATAAACCGCAAGCAGGCGCTTGAAAAAGAAATGGAACAGCTGAAATTTCAGTTAAAGCATATGGAAAAAGCCAATAAAGGTTCTTCTTTATTACATAGTCAGTTTGAAAAAGAAAAATCCGCTCGCCTTGAAAAAATTGAAGTGTTGAACTTTCAGCTGACGCAATTAGAAAAGCTTCCTTTAGGGAGCGAACTCGTTGAAACGGAACTTGATGCCTTAGTAGAGGTAAAAATCGGCGATGATTGGGAAAAGATAAAAGAAAGTAAAACAATTATTATAAAAGATAGCAAAGTTGTTGAGATTAGATAG
- a CDS encoding KH domain-containing protein, which produces MTSLIETIVKPLVDYPADVKVEEQEDERQVTYILTVHQEDVGKVIGKQGRVAKAIRTVVNAAASQQGKKVYVKIQE; this is translated from the coding sequence ATGACATCACTAATCGAAACAATTGTAAAGCCGCTTGTTGATTACCCAGCTGATGTTAAAGTGGAGGAACAAGAAGATGAACGTCAAGTGACGTACATCCTTACTGTTCACCAAGAAGATGTCGGCAAAGTAATCGGCAAACAAGGTCGCGTTGCAAAAGCGATTCGAACTGTTGTGAATGCAGCAGCATCACAGCAAGGTAAAAAAGTGTATGTGAAAATTCAAGAGTAA
- the rpsP gene encoding 30S ribosomal protein S16 — translation MAVKIRLKRMGAKKSPFYRIVAADSRSPRDGRYIEVVGTYNPVVQPAEVKIDEELALKWLQNGAKPSDTVRNLFSNEGIMEKFHNAKLGK, via the coding sequence ATGGCAGTAAAAATTCGTTTAAAACGTATGGGAGCTAAAAAATCTCCTTTCTATCGTATCGTAGCAGCAGACTCTCGTTCACCACGTGATGGACGTTACATCGAAGTAGTTGGAACTTACAATCCTGTAGTTCAACCAGCTGAAGTTAAAATCGATGAAGAGCTAGCTCTTAAATGGTTACAAAATGGTGCTAAACCATCTGATACAGTTCGTAACCTTTTCTCTAACGAAGGCATCATGGAAAAATTCCATAATGCTAAATTAGGAAAATAA